One region of Streptomyces sp. NBC_00442 genomic DNA includes:
- a CDS encoding exodeoxyribonuclease III has product MRIATWNVNSITARLPRLLAWLESSGTDVLCIQETKTTAEGFPAAELRELGYESAVNATGRWNGVALVSRVGLDDVVLGLPGGPDYEGVEEPRAISATCGGVRLWSVYVPNGREVEHDHYAYKLRWFEALKAAVAEDAAGRRPFAVLGDFNVAPTDEDVYDPAVFEGLTHVTPPERAALASLREAGLSDVVPRPLKYDRPYTYWDYRQLAFPKNRGMRIDLVYGNEPFAGAVKDSYVDREERKGKGASDHAPVVVDLEV; this is encoded by the coding sequence ATGCGCATCGCCACCTGGAACGTGAACTCGATCACCGCTCGGCTGCCCCGTCTGCTGGCCTGGCTGGAGAGCAGCGGCACCGACGTGCTGTGCATCCAGGAGACCAAGACCACGGCCGAGGGCTTCCCCGCCGCGGAGCTGCGCGAGCTCGGCTACGAGTCCGCGGTCAACGCCACCGGAAGGTGGAACGGGGTGGCCCTGGTCTCCCGCGTCGGCCTGGACGACGTCGTGCTCGGGCTGCCCGGTGGCCCGGACTACGAGGGCGTGGAGGAACCGCGCGCGATCTCGGCGACCTGCGGCGGAGTCCGCCTCTGGTCGGTCTACGTGCCGAACGGCCGAGAGGTCGAGCACGACCACTACGCGTACAAGCTGAGGTGGTTCGAGGCCCTGAAGGCGGCCGTCGCCGAGGACGCGGCAGGCCGGCGCCCCTTCGCGGTGCTCGGCGACTTCAACGTGGCCCCGACGGACGAGGACGTGTACGACCCGGCCGTCTTCGAGGGGCTGACCCACGTCACCCCGCCGGAGCGCGCCGCGCTTGCGTCGCTGCGCGAGGCGGGCCTGTCCGACGTGGTGCCCCGCCCCCTGAAGTACGACCGTCCCTACACCTACTGGGACTACCGCCAGCTGGCCTTCCCCAAGAACCGGGGCATGCGCATCGACCTGGTCTACGGGAACGAGCCGTTCGCCGGCGCCGTCAAGGACAGCTACGTCGACCGCGAGGAGCGCAAGGGCAAGGGCGCGTCCGACCATGCGCCGGTCGTGGTGGACCTGGAGGTCTGA
- a CDS encoding MBL fold metallo-hydrolase: MSLKLTKKTHACVQLHKDGRTLVIDPGTFSERDAAVGADAVLVTHEHPDHFDEERLRAGLEANPAAEIWTLRSVAEKISAAFPGRVHTVGHGDAFEAAGFDIQVHGELHAVIHPDIPRITNIGFLVDGSVFHPGDALTVPDHAVDTLMLPVMAPWNKISEVIDYVREVKPRRAFDIHDALLTDLARPIYDSQIGSLGGADHARLTPGDSTLL, from the coding sequence ATGAGCCTGAAGCTGACCAAGAAGACCCACGCCTGCGTCCAGCTGCACAAGGACGGCCGCACCCTCGTCATCGACCCGGGCACGTTCAGTGAGCGGGACGCGGCGGTGGGCGCCGACGCGGTCCTGGTCACCCACGAGCACCCGGACCACTTCGACGAGGAGCGGCTGCGGGCCGGCCTCGAAGCGAACCCCGCGGCCGAGATCTGGACCCTGCGCAGCGTCGCGGAGAAGATCTCGGCGGCCTTCCCCGGCCGCGTCCACACGGTCGGGCACGGCGACGCCTTCGAGGCCGCCGGGTTCGACATCCAGGTCCACGGCGAACTGCACGCCGTGATCCACCCCGACATCCCGCGCATCACCAACATCGGCTTCCTGGTGGACGGTTCGGTCTTCCACCCGGGCGACGCGCTCACCGTGCCCGACCACGCCGTGGACACCCTGATGCTGCCGGTGATGGCCCCGTGGAACAAGATCTCCGAGGTGATCGACTACGTGCGCGAGGTCAAGCCGCGTCGCGCCTTCGACATCCACGACGCCCTGCTCACCGACCTCGCCCGGCCGATCTACGACTCCCAGATCGGCTCACTCGGCGGCGCCGACCACGCCCGCCTCACCCCCGGGGACTCGACGCTTCTGTGA
- the pcaDC gene encoding bifunctional 3-oxoadipate enol-lactonase/4-carboxymuconolactone decarboxylase PcaDC, whose amino-acid sequence MSETPKNTLQYRVDGPEDAPVLVMGPSLGTTWHMWDRQIPELAGTWRVVRFDLPGHGGAPAQPAHSVAELGDRLIATLDGLGIQRFGYAGCSIGGAIGADLALRHPQRIASLALVAASPRFGTADEYRQRGVIVRANGMDPMARSAPERWFTAAYAAAQPAIVEWAVQMVRTTDPACYIGACEALAAFDIRAELGRIGVPTLALVGAEDRVTGPGEARTLVAGVPGAGLAVVPGASHLAPVEQPGAVTDLLVRHFSTAWQETLTALPVPPPVPTPLAPPAPAGPLAPEVPAETPAPAFVEAVVGADAYERGMKMRREVLGDAHVDAETAGADAFRSDFDEVTTRHVWGEVWSRDGLDRRTRAAVALAALTTGGHLDDLAAHTRAALRAGLAPDEIKEILLQTGVYCGAPAASAAFRVVGAVILEETTPRG is encoded by the coding sequence GTGAGCGAGACACCGAAGAACACTCTGCAGTACCGCGTTGACGGGCCGGAAGACGCTCCTGTCCTGGTCATGGGTCCCTCCCTCGGTACCACCTGGCACATGTGGGACCGCCAGATACCCGAGCTGGCCGGCACCTGGCGGGTGGTGCGGTTCGACCTTCCGGGGCATGGTGGGGCGCCCGCGCAGCCGGCCCACTCCGTGGCCGAGCTCGGGGACCGGCTGATCGCCACCCTCGACGGGCTCGGTATCCAGCGCTTCGGCTACGCCGGGTGCTCCATCGGCGGCGCGATCGGCGCCGATCTGGCCCTGCGCCACCCGCAACGGATCGCCTCGCTGGCCCTGGTCGCCGCCTCGCCCCGGTTCGGTACCGCCGACGAGTACCGCCAGCGCGGCGTGATCGTCCGGGCCAACGGCATGGACCCGATGGCGCGCTCCGCGCCCGAGCGCTGGTTCACCGCCGCCTACGCCGCGGCCCAGCCCGCCATCGTGGAGTGGGCCGTGCAGATGGTCCGTACGACCGATCCCGCCTGTTACATCGGGGCCTGCGAGGCGCTTGCCGCCTTCGACATCCGCGCCGAGCTGGGCCGGATCGGTGTGCCCACGCTCGCCCTGGTCGGAGCCGAGGACCGGGTGACCGGGCCCGGCGAGGCCCGCACGCTGGTCGCCGGGGTTCCGGGCGCCGGCCTGGCCGTCGTGCCGGGCGCCTCCCACCTCGCCCCGGTCGAGCAGCCGGGCGCCGTCACCGATCTCCTCGTACGCCACTTCTCGACCGCCTGGCAGGAGACCCTCACCGCCCTCCCCGTGCCGCCCCCCGTGCCCACCCCCCTGGCGCCCCCGGCGCCGGCCGGCCCCCTCGCGCCCGAGGTCCCGGCCGAGACGCCGGCCCCCGCCTTCGTCGAGGCCGTGGTGGGCGCGGACGCGTACGAGCGCGGCATGAAGATGCGGCGCGAGGTGCTGGGCGACGCCCATGTGGACGCCGAGACGGCCGGAGCGGACGCCTTCAGGAGCGACTTCGACGAGGTCACGACCCGCCACGTCTGGGGCGAGGTGTGGTCGAGGGACGGCCTCGACCGGCGGACCCGGGCCGCGGTCGCCCTCGCCGCGCTCACCACGGGCGGCCACCTGGACGACCTGGCGGCGCACACCCGGGCCGCGCTGCGCGCCGGACTCGCCCCCGACGAGATCAAGGAAATCCTCCTCCAGACAGGCGTGTACTGCGGCGCTCCCGCGGCGAGCGCGGCGTTCCGGGTGGTCGGCGCGGTGATCCTTGAGGAGACCACCCCGCGCGGCTGA
- a CDS encoding VOC family protein yields MNRYAPDPDRDRTRTRKRKNTLPLRLHHHAWITDDQEANRRFYEDVIGLPLVATRTEHQVLTGSERAYSHALYGLADGSALAFFQFADPEDQKEFKTISDSTPLRHIAFKVETETQEAMGERVTAAGDAETNAHVIDHGFCVSLYVTDPNGLILEFVGHPDVEKIDAERRATAHADLARWLAGDRTSNNRWQ; encoded by the coding sequence TTGAACCGATACGCCCCAGACCCAGACCGAGACCGGACCCGGACCCGGAAACGGAAGAACACCCTGCCGCTCCGCCTCCACCACCACGCCTGGATCACCGACGACCAGGAAGCCAACCGGCGCTTCTACGAGGACGTGATCGGCCTGCCCCTGGTGGCCACCCGGACCGAGCACCAGGTACTCACCGGCTCCGAGCGCGCCTACAGTCACGCCCTCTACGGCTTGGCCGACGGCAGCGCGCTCGCCTTCTTCCAGTTCGCCGACCCCGAGGACCAGAAGGAGTTCAAGACCATCAGCGACTCCACCCCGTTGCGCCACATCGCCTTCAAGGTCGAAACGGAGACGCAGGAGGCCATGGGCGAGCGTGTCACCGCGGCCGGTGATGCGGAGACGAACGCCCACGTGATCGACCACGGGTTCTGCGTCTCGCTGTACGTCACGGACCCCAATGGGCTGATCCTGGAGTTCGTCGGCCACCCCGACGTGGAGAAGATCGACGCCGAGCGGCGCGCCACCGCACACGCCGACCTCGCCCGCTGGCTCGCCGGCGACCGCACGAGCAACAACCGGTGGCAGTGA
- a CDS encoding hydrophobic protein has protein sequence MVPLLLVLLLALILFGAGFALKALWWIAIIVLVVWLVGFIARPKGGSGRWYRW, from the coding sequence ATGGTTCCCCTGCTTCTCGTTCTTCTGCTGGCTCTGATCCTCTTCGGTGCGGGCTTCGCGCTGAAGGCCCTGTGGTGGATCGCGATCATCGTGCTCGTCGTGTGGCTGGTCGGGTTCATCGCCCGTCCCAAGGGAGGAAGCGGCCGCTGGTACCGCTGGTAG
- a CDS encoding TspO/MBR family protein: MKLISEDSGPAAPPAWLRFGAGAAAVTGAALVGARAVDADSVWYESLPKPSWQPPSWAFGVAWTPLYATIAYASGRALGAAPTRREQRRLAASVAVNLSLNAGWNWLFFRLRSPRAGLIGTVLLDLSNAELIRRTARSDRAAAKILLPYAAWSLFATALNGSIARHDRTASSSNRLR; encoded by the coding sequence ATGAAGCTGATCAGCGAGGACAGCGGCCCGGCGGCTCCCCCCGCATGGCTGCGCTTCGGCGCCGGTGCTGCAGCTGTGACCGGCGCCGCTCTCGTCGGAGCGCGAGCGGTCGATGCCGACAGCGTCTGGTACGAGTCTCTGCCGAAGCCGTCGTGGCAGCCGCCGTCGTGGGCCTTCGGCGTCGCCTGGACACCGTTGTACGCCACGATCGCCTATGCCAGCGGCCGTGCGCTGGGTGCAGCGCCCACCCGGCGGGAACAGCGCCGTCTCGCCGCGAGCGTGGCCGTGAACCTCTCCCTGAACGCCGGATGGAACTGGCTGTTCTTCCGTCTGCGCAGCCCGCGGGCAGGTCTGATCGGCACGGTGCTGCTCGACCTCAGCAATGCGGAACTCATCCGCCGCACCGCCCGATCCGACCGCGCCGCGGCCAAGATCCTGCTGCCCTACGCGGCCTGGTCCCTCTTCGCCACAGCCCTCAACGGTTCCATCGCTCGCCACGACCGAACGGCGTCATCCAGCAACCGGCTTCGCTGA